The proteins below are encoded in one region of Candidatus Moraniibacteriota bacterium:
- a CDS encoding His/Gly/Thr/Pro-type tRNA ligase C-terminal domain-containing protein has translation MRQTQLFTRTKKEAPKDEVSKNAQLLIRAGFIHKEMAGVYSFLPLGLRTLNKVIQVIREEMNAVSGQELSLTALQDKSLWEKTDRWDDEKVDVWFKTKLKNGTDVGLGWSHEEPITRLMQQQVSSYRDLPVLAYQFQTKFRNETRAKSGIMRTREFIMKDLYSFSRNQEEHEKVYASVRGAYIKFFERVGLGETTYPVFASGGAFSKYSEEFQTVSDAGEDLIYIDEASGQALNKEVLEDEVLTELGLKRENLVEKKSIEVGNIFTLGTKYSVPLGFTFKDEAGNSQPVIMGCYGIGPARVMGTIAEVLSDENGLVWPESVAPFRVHLLSLGTDEKTNEVYETLTKAGIEVLYDDRDMRAGEKFAESDLLGIPYRVVIGKRSIESGKAEVKKRTESDVQEIAFEDLVHFFTMKEKE, from the coding sequence ATGCGACAGACACAACTGTTCACGCGAACAAAGAAAGAAGCACCAAAAGATGAGGTGAGTAAGAATGCGCAACTCCTCATTCGTGCTGGTTTCATCCACAAAGAAATGGCAGGAGTCTATTCTTTTTTGCCTCTTGGGCTACGAACACTCAACAAAGTGATACAGGTTATTCGGGAGGAAATGAATGCGGTGAGCGGTCAGGAACTTTCGCTTACTGCTTTGCAGGATAAATCTTTGTGGGAAAAGACTGATCGTTGGGATGATGAAAAAGTCGATGTGTGGTTCAAGACAAAATTGAAAAACGGGACAGATGTAGGACTTGGTTGGTCTCATGAGGAACCGATTACGCGTTTGATGCAACAACAAGTTTCATCCTACCGTGATTTACCAGTACTCGCGTATCAGTTTCAGACAAAGTTTCGCAATGAAACGCGTGCAAAATCAGGAATTATGCGGACGCGAGAATTTATCATGAAGGATCTCTATTCCTTTTCTCGAAATCAAGAAGAGCATGAAAAAGTTTATGCGTCTGTGCGTGGTGCCTATATCAAATTTTTCGAACGCGTCGGTTTGGGAGAAACAACTTACCCCGTTTTTGCATCAGGAGGTGCATTTAGTAAATATTCTGAAGAATTTCAGACAGTGAGTGATGCGGGTGAAGATTTGATTTACATTGATGAAGCAAGTGGTCAAGCTCTGAACAAAGAAGTATTGGAAGATGAAGTGCTGACAGAGCTTGGTTTGAAGAGAGAAAATTTGGTAGAGAAAAAATCTATTGAAGTAGGGAATATTTTTACTTTGGGGACGAAATATTCAGTGCCACTTGGATTTACCTTCAAAGATGAGGCGGGAAATTCTCAGCCAGTAATTATGGGTTGTTACGGTATCGGACCCGCCCGAGTGATGGGAACGATAGCAGAGGTACTCTCTGATGAAAATGGTCTCGTGTGGCCAGAGTCTGTCGCGCCATTTCGTGTCCATCTCCTTTCGCTCGGAACCGATGAGAAGACAAATGAAGTCTATGAAACACTGACCAAGGCAGGTATCGAAGTCCTCTATGATGATCGCGATATGCGAGCAGGGGAGAAGTTTGCTGAGAGCGATCTCCTCGGTATTCCGTATCGAGTTGTCATCGGCAAACGTTCCATTGAATCAGGAAAAGCTGAAGTAAAAAAACGTACTGAGAGTGATGTGCAGGAAATAGCTTTCGAGGATCTCGTGCATTTTTTCACGATGAAAGAGAAAGAATAA
- a CDS encoding S1C family serine protease, with amino-acid sequence MKKFFLFLLSVIGIVLLGGIGSLFINAYTPRLASVPFLNTLSIFKKITDRVTVINKTEQIVVREDDSVEKIISQPSTAVVKVFIFSEDTKSEKNEISFNRTGVLLTNDGLIALYSEQPFSVTSRYRILFPDGTDRTADFFGYDTFTNIVFLRLSDMKNSSSIALANSDDVRVGKKVVVIGSAETEYQSRLAVGILGNINHTFNLSGKTVSSSEKLEGVFEMDVQNLGSFVGGPAVGFNGEMIGLVGSLTIDNTLHTFLIPANIVRDALNRAIAQTLTKRPVFGVYYLSITKTLALTMHLDRTEGALVYSPSGKTGLALLSNSSAMRAGLQFGDIILSIDGTNISPHNPLSVALSHYSIGDTILLRVLHNGEEKTISIQL; translated from the coding sequence TTTTTGCTTTCTGTGATAGGTATCGTACTTTTGGGTGGTATAGGATCGCTTTTCATCAATGCGTATACTCCTCGTCTTGCATCCGTCCCTTTTTTGAATACTCTTAGCATATTCAAAAAAATAACCGATCGTGTGACAGTAATCAATAAAACCGAACAGATAGTCGTCCGTGAAGATGATTCGGTGGAAAAAATTATTTCACAACCGTCAACGGCGGTAGTCAAAGTTTTTATATTTTCAGAAGATACAAAGAGTGAAAAGAATGAGATCTCTTTCAATAGAACAGGTGTCTTGTTGACGAATGACGGTTTGATCGCACTGTATAGCGAGCAACCATTTTCAGTAACCTCTCGTTACAGAATATTATTTCCCGATGGCACAGATCGTACAGCTGATTTCTTTGGTTATGATACATTCACCAATATTGTCTTTCTCCGTCTAAGTGATATGAAAAACTCGTCATCGATTGCTCTCGCGAATTCAGATGATGTTCGTGTCGGAAAAAAAGTGGTTGTTATCGGCAGTGCAGAAACAGAATATCAGAGTCGCCTCGCTGTCGGTATTCTCGGAAATATCAACCACACATTCAATCTTTCAGGAAAAACAGTCTCTTCTTCTGAAAAATTGGAAGGAGTATTTGAAATGGATGTGCAAAATCTGGGAAGTTTTGTCGGTGGTCCAGCAGTTGGTTTCAATGGTGAGATGATCGGACTAGTAGGATCATTGACTATCGATAATACTCTTCATACGTTTCTCATTCCTGCTAATATCGTCCGCGATGCATTGAATCGTGCTATCGCACAGACACTGACAAAGCGCCCAGTATTTGGAGTATACTATCTCTCCATTACGAAAACTCTTGCACTGACAATGCATCTCGATCGGACTGAGGGAGCGCTCGTCTACTCTCCTTCAGGAAAAACAGGACTAGCTCTTTTGTCCAACTCGAGTGCGATGCGAGCTGGACTTCAATTTGGTGATATTATTCTTTCAATCGATGGTACAAACATCTCTCCTCATAACCCCTTGTCTGTAGCTTTGAGTCATTATTCTATTGGTGATACGATTCTCCTCCGTGTTCTCCATAATGGAGAAGAAAAAACAATCAGCATACAATTGTAA